AGGCTTGTTTGTGTCAAGCATTTTCTTGAAGAGTCATATATGGCTAATATGTCTGCCTTATTTCTTATCTTCAGTGCTGATAACAACACAATGAATTTTTATTTACTAATATGTTTCATTTGCTTTTGCAGAGGCATGCAGACTTATGATGAGTGTCACATGTTCAATTCCTGATTTTACTTGTATTTCATCTGCAAAGGTTGCACTTCATTATTCAATTTATTCTCACTGCAAAATCTCTCTATTTGTAATAGATACACAGATATTTCTTAATGAAGTATGCTGTCACAAATTTTTGCTTCTTAACTAGTAAAGTTGGGTTGTTTCATTTTAGTAGTATTTCTTGTCTGAAATAAGAGCCTAGATTTTAGTGCTGATGCCTATAAACTCTGAGGCTGTGAGATTCCAATGACTGCTTAGTTCTCTCTTTTCCCAGTTCAAAAGTGAATGAATTGTTAGCTAGTTAGAGCTTAATGTTGGGGTTTTTGAGGCCTTTTGTGTACCAACATTATTTCGTCTGAACTCATCGCATGTTTCTTGTCGTATGTTCGTCTTTGAGATTCAGATAAGATTGGTTTATCTTATCGAATTATTATCTCTGGACTAGAACTTCTAGTTCTACTATCTTTACTTTGACTGTTAGGGAAACTTTTTCCTCCATGAATAATGACATAAAACAGATGATTGCAATGAATTTTTTCTATGACCCATGACTTCTGGAGATATGTTAAGTACATTAATTCTGTCTACTATTCTGAAACTTGTTATCAGATTAACAGCATTGATACTTTTATCTACCATTCATACCATAAAAAGTTGGTTCTGGCATTATGTTATGTGTTTTGAGTTTCAAACCTTGTGCTAGGTAGGAAAACTTCATTAGAGTATAAAAGAACTTTTCTCTTCCTCAAGCTGCTTTTCCTTCCCAAACAATTTTTTAACTTTCTGTGCTTCAGTTTGTAAATACTAATATTGCGCTTTTTTGTTGTCTATTTACAGTTGGTCAAGTTGCTTGAGTTGAGGGAGGCAAATCACGTCGAGTTCTGCAAAATAAAGAATGTGGTTGATGAAATACTGCAGATGTATAGAAATTCAGAGCTTCGTGCTATTTTAGAGTTACTGATGGATCCTACTTGGGTGGCAACTGGGTTAAAAGTTGATTTTGATACACTAGTAAGTGATGTTGGGGTTTCTATTCCACTTCCATTAAGAGTTCCTGTACAGTATATTATTGATTGGTGCATAAAGAGCAATAATCTCGTGCACTTCAGTTTGGGATAGGTGGACAGGaatcattctctttttttttgaaattgctttttttctttttctttttcctttttcattaaATGCTTTTGCATTGTATTGGGTTAGAGATCAAAGATGAAAGTCTGGAGCTACTCTAACTGTCTAGCGAGAGTGTACCTTGTCATTTGAATAACTCCTCCATtaagtttttaaatttcttCTTACATTGTAAAAGCTCGGCTACATTTTCTACCTGGCGAGAACCTTTTATGTCAACTCTATTACAACTCTAGGTGATCGATAGAAAGTTTAGATATGAAGATCATcaaaagaattgaaggaatACTAGATCGTGATACTTCTTTGGATGAACATACTCTTTTATAGCTTATACATGGGACTAACAGCATTTAGAGGCATGTAATAACTGTTGAATATACTGGAAATATAAACTTTGGCGATCATAATTTAGCTTCCTGGTGGTAACACACATGCACATGCCTCTTGCTTTTTCTATAATTATTTCTACTCTTGTAGGGTTTATACTGGTCttattttttgccttttttattTGGTCCATGCCCAGTGTATTCTTCATAGCTGTTTTACTTGGATTTTGTTTTTGCCATTCTTTCAAAAGGTGCTTTGATTTTAGATCTGATTAAGATTAACCCCTCATTACTTCAGGTAAATGAATGTGGAGAGATTTCTTGTAGAATCAGTGAAATAATATCTGTACATGGTGAAAGTGATCAAAAGATAAGTTCCTATCCTATCATcccaaatgatttttttgaagATATGGAGTCTTCATGGAAAGGTCGTGTCAAGAGGATCCATTTGGAGGAAGCATATGCAGAAGTAGAAAAGGCTGCAGATGCTTTATCTTTGGCTGTGAGTCTCTTCTATTTATCTTCAATAATTCTAATGATTTACAAGTTGTGCATCTGCGTGCGCTTTAGTACTGTTTTTGGTAACTAAAATATTCATTGCTGTAAAGGCAGTCAGCTTTTTTAATGTCAAGTGAAAGCCTTGTGGATAAACAGTAAGACTATCACGGATTATACTGACTGACTAACAATTTTGGGGTAACCATTAGACAAATAAACAAGGTAACATTTTAATAGTGGCACGGAATTAACTGAAATGTTGTCAATCTGAGTGGTCCTAAAGATAATCTATGTTGATTGATTTTGAAGAATGGGGCAATCAGCTCTGGACCATTGGTACTGTTTCTGGGGTTGCTGTGCTAGCCTTTGGTTGCTCTAAGAATGTATGATGCCATTGGGTTTtagcttcttttcttttggggtAGGGTGTCTAGgctatataattatttatatgctTTTGCTGGTTGACTAACCAGATTGAGATTCTGTGTCTGAAACAAATGAtctataaaaataaagttttcgGTGAAGTGGTTTTAATTGCTTCAGGCATATAGATCTTGAACTATAGAAGTTCAACCTGTACTTTATAGCAGCAACTGTGCAAGTCGGTCCCAAGACTGGCAgcgaaaattaaaaaaggaaaaaagaagaagaaagaggcaCACAAGAATTTGAAATTAATGAACTTAACAACCAAACTCTCAAATATTTAAGTGGCCTTCCATTCTGTTTCTAGATAACAGAAGATTTCCTGCCTATAATTTCAAGAATAAGGGCCACCATGGCCCCACTTGGAGGAACCAAAGGGGAGATTTTGTATGCTCGAGAGCATGAAGCTGTATGGTTTAAGGGAAAGCGATTTATTCCAACTGTTTGGGCTGGAACCACTGGAGAAGAACAAATTAAGCATCTCAGACCTGCTCTAGATTCAAAGGGGAAGAGGGTTGGAGAAGAATGGTTCACTACAATGAGGGTGGAAGATGCAATAGCGAGGTTTCTTGGTTTACTTTGAAGCCAATTTGTGATTCTCACAAGAAAATACTTTCTTTggtaaatatttgtttggaTCTCTTTCACAGGTATCATGAGGCAAGTGCCAAGGCAAAGTCAAGGGTCTTGGAATTGCTAAGGGAACTTTCTTCTGAATTACAAGCAAAGATCAATATCCTTATCTTTGCATCCGTCTTGATTGTGATAGCAAAGGCATTATTTTCTCATGTGAGGTTAGTGACCCGAATCTACTGATTATCTGAAAAAGcagttttcttcctttcttaagggattgcttcttcttttttccgcCTTTGAGGGGTGGGTGGCACTTCtgcaatttcttattttttccgCCTAAGAGTGTACTTATCTTCTTAGATATAATATATTTCCATTCCTCGCATATCActacagaaaaagaaaaactggAATTAGCTACAAACTTCGTCGCTAAATTGCTCGTAGTTAACAAATTTTTCTGATACTCCGtcgctaaataggattagcAACGGATTTTGCTGTTTAGTTACAGAATTTGTCCGTCGCAAATACTATAGTCTAGAAGGTTCCTTTTCAGAAATGACATTGCACTGATGAACAACTTAATCCTTCACTACAGAAAGAATCACAGCGATACTGCTATAAGCCATTAAAGAATACAGGGACATCAATGCTATTAATCTATTGCGTGATATGAACAGAATGAGCTTGTACCTTGTAGTTTTGAGTTCAGTTACGCTAATGTGCTAATGAAGAATCAGAGGAAGTGGAAGGAGAAGGATAGTGCATTGTCTATCCTGATGAATGCTGCATAAGATTTGGAAGGAAGGAAACTGAGGTGTTTTTTCAAATGGAGAGAGTACTTTGTTCCAGATGCTAAACTGTTACTGTATTTTTGGATTACACATGAAATACCATCGTGTTTAGAGGACTGCATGACTTTGTAGAGAAGGATATTGCATATAAAATACTAGTTTGATCTATTTCATAGATTTGTGAAAAATTAGTAGTGCATATAAAGTGAATATAGGATATAAGTGGGGCTTTCTTAAATTCTCTCCAGGTCTTTTGTTATATTCTGTTGGTTCTTTATATTGGTATATCATAAAATTTTCTCATCAAGTGCCAATAGCTAAAGCCATTTCATTTTGAAGAGTTGTATAGAATGTGCTCAGAGCTTTGCATTACTTTTTCACTTATCCTGTTTACCTTTCCCCTGATTTGAGCTTATAATCTTAATCTTGGTTTCTTATCAGTGAAGGGAGAAGAAGAAATTGGGTTTTCCCAACAATCACACAATTTAACAAATGTCAGGTACTCTTCAGAGTCTTTGCTTCTTTGACGTTTTCTAAATATTAGTACCACCACAGCTTGGTGTAAACTTAACACTTCACACATATCCATCAGATGACTTTAAGAAACTTCACAACTATTTGAGGGAAAATACATTTTAAGAATTTGGGTGTGATGACTGGTGCATTCGTGCTCTGCTGTATTTTTTTCGGAAGACTACttaaggagaaaaatatgacatGGAATACAAACCTCATCCTGGTGTCATTTTATGGGGAAAGTCTTCATAAGTTTATCTGATATTCCTGTGGTCCAATTACTTGAAATTAAAATGCAGGACATGGAGGCACTTAATGGAAGTGTGGGAATGAAGATAATTGGTCTCTTTCCTTATTGGTTTGATGCAGTACGAGGGACTGGTGTACAGAATACAGTAGATATGCAGTCAATGTTTCTTTTGACAGGTCCAAATGGTGGGGGTAAATCAAGCTTGCTGCGATCGTTATGTGCAGCTGCATTGTTAGGAATGTGCGGGTTCATGGTTCCTGCTGAATCAGCTGTCATTCCTCATTTTGACTCAATTATGCTGCATATGAAATCATATGATAGTCCTGCTGATGGTAAAAGTTCATTTCAGGTACATCATATGTTCCatattcttcaatttatagcaTAGATGGTTTCTTCTTGTCCTATTTGCTAGAAACATAGTACTTTTATCTGCAAATAAACCAAGACATAGGTGCTTTCTCTGCTTTCCGCAACCGTAACCACTTGTCATTCCGATTACTTCATCCATAAACcttctttcaatttcaaaataGTGATACACTCTGAAAAAGTAAAGGAGAAGCTTCCATTCTAGAAGTGGTAGCTTCCTGCCTCCCTCGGGTGAGAAGTTCCTAGCAGCTAATCGTTTCACTTTTTGCATGCATTTGCTCGCTGTTGATGATTTTTGCTTGTTAAGACTACTTGTGTTTGACTGCAATCCATAGTCAAGAGGGATGCAAAATTCCTTGAATGGTTTAGTTTGACATTTTGGCGCAGCGGATCGAGTATAGTGGATGTATGACAAGAACTTTGTGGCTGTCTTGACAGAAAAAATTTAGTACATAGCAGTTCTACTGTAGTTTTATCATGGTAAAAACGGTAATCATTATCTTCTGGTTATATTATTGGTTCTTATTTTGGATCTTCTTCCCTTGCATCTGTCTCTTTGATTAATCTGTAGGTTATGGTGATGATAGTTCCACTTATAGCATATGTTCTTTCTGAGAGTGAAGCTATTTCCTTCTTTTGTGTAATAATCTTGACTCTAGGTGTTGGTGTTTCTGTTCATCAGTTTTCACTTTTCCTTGGTGAAATAGTAAAGTCTCAGGGTTTTTTGAAGGCAACATTCTGACTCTTAGTGGTCTAACATGCCCCAGATTGAAATGTCTGAGATACGTTCTCTGATTACTGGTGCCACTTCAAGCAGTCTTGTACTTATAGATGAAATATGTCGAGGAACAGAAACAGCTAAAGGGACATGTATTGCTGGAAGTGTCATAGAAACCCTGGACGCAATTGGCTGTTTGGGAATTGTATCAACCCACTTGCATGGAATTTTCGATTTACCCCTGAAAGTCAAGAGGACTGTGTATAAAGCAATGGGAGCTGAGTATGTTGATGGTCAACCAATACCAACTTGGAAACTCATTGATGGGGTCTGTAAAGAGAGTCTAGCATTTGAAACAGCTCAGAGAGAAGGAATTCCAGAAATATTAGTTCGAAGAGCAGAAGAATTGTATAATTCAGCTTATGGGAATCAGATACCAAAGAAGAAAGACCAATTAAGACCTATTTGTTCAGATATTGACCTCAAAAGCTCCAACCAATTAAATGCTACAAGACAAATAGCTTTGGGTTCTAGCACAAAGTTAATGCAGCGAATGGGAATTTCGAGCAAGGAACTTGAAGATGCTATCTCTCTAATCTGTCAGAAGAAGTTAATTGAGCtgtataaaatgaaaaatgaatcaGAAGTGAAAACAGTGAATTGTGTTCTTATTGCTGCCAGGGAGCAGCCAGCTCCATCTACAATTGGTGCTTCAAGTGTCTATATTATGCTAAGACCTGACAAACAGTTGTACGTGGGACAGGTACATTTATCCCTTCTTCCAGTTTGTGTCTTAAAGTGCAACCATATGCTGTCGGATCaatagttttatatgttatgcttTACCGTGATGCTGTACTAGTTGGAGGAAGCATGCACATTTTGTTCTAAAAAATTGCTTTGCTGCATGATTGTCTGGTGAATAACTGAATAGGTGTTCTATTGTCAGTTTCTTTCAggagtttttgtttttgtttttgatttttaaagttgtgGTGCCTCTTTACAAAGACATTGTGAAATGAATGGTCTGACATACATCATTTACTTATCAAAATGAATTCTGTGGGCACATCAGTGCAAAATCTAGTCCTTTTGTGTATTTTGAACTATTACTTCTCTACGAGTTGGAGGATGCCTGCGTATTTTGCATCTCATAAAGACTTGAGGCTCATTTTGTTCTCGAAAATTGTTTCCCTACACGAATGTCTAGAGAATAACTGAATAGGTGTTCTATCTTCAGtttctttttagtatttttgttAAGTTTGTTTTTCCGAAATGCCTTTTCAAAGTTGAGGATGTATTTCTGTTCAAAGATATTTCGAAATAAATGGTCCAGTAGACAGATTTCACTATCTAATATCCAAATGAAGTCTATGGCACATCCGAACGTTAATCTTCCTTTCAGTTATTGTGAGCTATTACTTCCATTTACATGGTATACATTCTTCTTTCTCTGTTATATGTACAGACTGATGATCTTGAGGGCAGAGTCCGTGCACATCGCTTGAAGGAAGGAATGGAAAATGCTTCATTCCTATATTTCTTAGTCTCTGGCAAGAGCATAGCCTGCCAATTGGAAACTCTTCTAATAAACCAGCTTCCTAATTATGGTTTTCAGCTAACAAACATTGCTGACGGTAAGCATCGGAATTTTGGCACGACTAGTCTCTCCCTGGAACCTTCAACCGCGCTTAGATGAACTCGCCATCAATCTGTTGTTGAAGAGTTCAAGTtggtgtataaagattgtatatcAGATCTGTATTGTTAGGCTGttagttttggaaattttaaggGATGAGCAATTCAACCTGCAGTGGCTGCAGCAATTTTGGGTTAGTTTTAGCTTCTCCACCTATGTATAGCTCATCATCACCTGTGAAACTGAAGGTGAATTCTGTTGTAAGTTGTGTCTGATTTTGATTTATCTGTGAGTAACATTTAAAAGGGACACACAAGTGACCCCCACCCTTATTGCTTAAAAGGGATGATTTTGACAAATATTCATTTTTAGGAGtgctaattaaaaaataatcagCATGTGTAATAATTAATAAGCAACCCAAATTTAATAAAACTATAAACAACACAAAGGGTAGGAAAAACGTTGAATACATAAACCAAAGAAAAAGTAGAATAAGCAAAAGTCCTCTATAAATAGCCGATGCACCTGAAAATTCTCACTCAATACAATTTTTCGTAGAAACCGCAAAAAGAAATGAGAGTTCAAgaaatgcaacaacaacaatcaattcCTTTTGATTCCACACCGTTGATTGCATCGCCATGCTCTTGCCTCAGCTGCGCTGTAATACACCATCACTGCCGCCGCCGTTACTGCAGAAACACCTGAAAAAATACCCTCTATTGGCGGCACAAGCACCACCACAACATTACTTTAACCACTTTATTCTATCTCCGGTGACACAAGCAGTGATACTCCACAATTACCATTTCCAAGGACTGCACATCAATGCACATGATTGAATTTGACAGATTAGTGATTGCTCTGTTGATATCACAAGTGTCTTCTCAAATCTATGGCCTTCATTCCGATGGAGTACTGCGTCGCTTCCTCTTGCGCATGACATTAAATCTAGGAAAATATAAGCTATCCAAACATGTTGGATCCACTGGACAAAACACATACTCGAGATGATTTGATATATAAGTTGTCCTCACAAATTGTCGTTGTTTAGGATAATAGATGGAAAAACTGTGACGCTCTGGTCCATGAAATATAACTTCACAATTCTCTGTGGTGCACAAAAGCTTATAATTATTGAGAAAACCCTCGCAATCAAAAGTTGGTATGTTGCGAATTCTCATTAACCATTTCCAACATTCTTGTTTCATGATCCAGATGTTCAATCCATTGAAATCACAATTGCCGCCATATGCACAAAGGCGACCTTTCAAAGTAGACAAATGAAACAAGTACTCATATTCATTGGTAGAAATTTGTATCGGAGACTCCTTCAATTCATCCGACTTTGCACTAAAGTATATAATTGTAGAAGTTTTACGTACATAATGGTCAAGTTTCTGATTCAAAGACCAATATACATGATTTTTAGTGCCAATTCCTTGACTGCACACGTTTCTCCTTGAATTAGATACTAATTCAAGTTCAGGGAGACGTTGTTGTAATACAGGCAGAGTTGGTTTCTTTGTCCAAGAATCCCTACTTGTAGAGTACACAACATAAAATAAGCTATAAATCAATATAACCTTATAATCATCAGTGGTAGAATCATAGCACAACCCACAAGCACGAGGAAGTGTATATTCACGAGGTTTCATATATGAACACTCAAGAATGTGGTGTTGTCTCGATGATGGATTCCACAAAACAAATCTCTTGTAAGCCTTAGGTTTCTTCAATAGTACCAAGCCATCATATGAGCACAAGACATGTGCACCTTGGAATTCTTTTAGAGGAAATTGTTTCTTTTCAGTGATAACTTTATTAAGATtgttaaaatatataaattcaaACTCGCCAGTACTTTTTTGTAACAAGAGTTTTTCACGCCCTAGCACTTTGGATTGATCACGGTGAGCTTTTGTGAATTTAACATTGTCGGAAATCATAGCATTCCATGATTTAGAAACACATTTAAAACGTAACAAAGATGCAGTGTATACCTTAACAAGGATGTTGAAAAGGATATCATTTGGAAGAACAAATTTATCCTTTTTGATACGGCTCCCCTCTATTGTCGTTCGTAATTTTGCCTTTGACATAATTATTGAAGATCAATGCAGAGTGACTTGGGGTTAAGTTCTGCGGCGCCAGAACAAAATTAGAACTCTATAACTAGGGTTTAGTGTAAGAACTATTTATATTATCCGCGGTCATGTCAGTGTTACACCATCAGATAAAAATGACACCTTGCAGGTTACCATTCTTTccaagtttttcttttcttttccaattttgaAGTTATTAATAAAATTCTTGCACTTATTGCTTTCTTTGAAACTCTCCCTCTAATTCAATTTTTCTTCTAAAATCCTTCCACCACGTTATCTTTCTTTGcttcttttttaaattatttacggaaaaggctcaaatatgccatcgaactatcttGAAAGCAGCTTGTATGCCACTAcacgtcaatagtttggctcatttatgccatcgaactatcgaaaatgactcatttatgtcactcaccaatagtttgactcatttatgccatcgtcgTTAttaaaatgactcatccatgtcatttttcattGACGCTTAGGTtttacaacaattaaatatgaTACGTGACCTCAATTagatggttgtgggtgggtggGTGTATGGGtcgaatttttttattaatttgagatttaaaattgggctgatTTAATTTACGTGAACTCCTAATTGAGGTCATTTGTCATATACGGTATTGTAAATATACAAAACAGAGGTTTAacacatagtatatatacataaaaaaagttCTTTTACTTATTTACGGGTGTAATTTTTCGGCCATGAAGGACACCCTTGGATACATGTGGCATGGCTCCGCCTGTAGCaacatggggggggggggggtaagccAAACTATtaatgagtgacataaatgagccaaactgttgatgagtgacataaatgagtcatttccgataaTTCGATGGCATAATTGAGCCTTTTCCGAATTATTTATAAGAATCTACCCCAGTATATTTCTTCCCATAATTTAATTGAAGCACATAAGATTTTGATGCTGGATTTCAAGTAATTAAAAGGAGGAGGAAAAATTGAAATCCATTTGTAGAGAAATCACcgagaaaacaaaaagaatatgTGATAGCAAACCCTTTCAGCAAAAGTTCCCCAAGGTCAATAATGGTTGAAGCAtgaagatttttattttttttttttggtttgggtATCCGTATCAATTCGGATCTTATCCCGTACATCCTGATGGGTAGCCCCATTCTatgactctctctctctctccaaaaaaatttcatattCAAAACTCGACCAGTCTGATTAAGGCGATGAGAAATTTCATCTAAACATGAAGAATTACTCTCGCAAGTTAGCATATTTTGAGGTGTTAGAATTTTGCTgagaaaaaaacatgaaaacaatAGATctgatttattttataaaaggaAATAGTAGCTTAACTAATTTTGTTAAGAGTACAACTACGATTttacttctaatatttttcccCCTAAATTTTAGTTACATAAGTTAGGACTTAGTgtgataatatttttaatttacctgATGGTGTGAACTTAAACTCATTTATATATGATCaacatatataacttaaactctttcCTTAATTCATGTAGAAAAGTAAGTCCATAAATAGGAGGAAGAAAATAGGACTTTCATATGTAGGAACATATTAGGTTTAATTAACAAAACTAATTGGGATCTGCTGGTTTAAATGCTCAGATTTAATCTATGGGACAAGGTTTACCTGTTCCGATTTGTTTGAATTATCAATTTaaataagaaattattttataaataaagaaatcaatttcattgaattaatattttcttattagcACTACAAACTAATTCTTGTATAATAATGGGTAAATTAGTGAAACTGATCAAAATTTTAACCCGAAAAGGCCAAAAATACCCTCGAACTATGGAAATtaaaaatactccctccatccaccttttcaaatttcaaatacccCTTACTATCCACCTATTGGgtctaaaatacccttattCCTAATGTATCATTCTCATTGACACGTGGCATTTTTCATTGGTTggcttataaaattaattaaactaattGACCCAACTTTAAGtgcccccaccccctccccctcccccccccacTCCCACCCcgtgggaatttttttttttttggaaaaaaaagttgacttgttttttgcacccccaccccGCACCTACCTCCCCCCGCACCCCCTACCCTCCCCCCCCCCGAcgcaaaaaaattaatattttggaaaaaaaaagttttgacgttttttttgggttttttttaaacGGGAGGGGAGGCGAGCGTGGGGTCGGGGGGAGGAGTTGGGGGAGGAGtgggtgaaaaaaaaatcaactttttttttcattttggggAGGGAGGGGGGGTAGGGGTGCGGGTTTCGAGGGGggtctccaaaaaaaaaaaaacaaaactttttttttcaaaaatattaatttttttacgTCGGGGGGAGGGGGTAGGGGGTGCGGGGGAGGTGTAGGGTGCGGGGTGGggtgcgaaaaaaaaaaaattgtagtctACACTTGTGCCTTTAGATTTTGGTTGAAAATATATCATGTTTTTGtgagatatatatttttttgtaactCAATTACATTATACATTTTAATTTATCAAGACATTTTTCAAGTTTGTCCTTTTTACTAGGAAGTTGAGcgtaacaatattttttttttttgcaccccaccccGCACTcacacctcccccccccccgacggcaaaaaattaatatttttgaaaaacaaagttttgatgttttttttggtttttgtaaCTTCTCGGCCAACCCACACTTACGCCCTCCTTCAAcaaaaaaagttgacttttttttttcactcacaCCCTACGTTCCTTCCCCGTCCCCTCCTGCctaaaaaaacccaaaaaaaaacgtcaaaactttttttcaaaaatttttttttgcatcagTTGGGGGAGGGGGTGTGTGAAGGCGGGGGTGCgggtggggtgcaaaaaaaaaagtcaaccttttttcaaaaaaaatattttttcacggggggtgggggggtaaaaattatctcattaatattgcaaaaattaattagtttaattaattttataagccAACCAATAGAAAAAATGACACGTGTTTAATGAAAAGATTCATAGTGATGATATGTATTTTAGACTTACAGTGGTGATAAGGGTATTTTAGACCCAATAGGTGGACGATAAGGGTATTTCAATGGAAGGTGGATGGATGATTTTTGCACCATTTTCAATAGTTTGAgggtatttttggcccttttccgttttaacAATCAAGCCAAAAAAATCAAGCCAAAAAATAAGTAAGCAAGAAAAAGGTTGAATCAAACTAAATTTAATCTCGATTCGGATTAAAACATGTTttcaaagaataaaaaaaattaaatcaaataacGAAAaaccaaattgaaaaaaaaaaaaactatattcAAGAATCAAAATCAAAGCTTTAATATGAGATTAGATTCAATTACAAGTTAACATGTTTAATCAGATACCACTCCAAAATTAGAAATATAATCTCGGTTTATCACTATTCTGTGAATTTTGTCGCGAATACTTCATTCATTTTAATTAAATCATAACCACCTTTAATCAAATCGCAGAAGAAAATTAGTGAACATTCCAACAAttctgttttttttaaaaagaaaacaaagagaatttTAACTAATTAAGGTTAATTATTAGTAATTCTAGTTCTAATTAGGAAAAGTTCTTTAAATTTACGCACCAAATGAACGCCTAGAAAATTGAGACATACACCTAAGTTAATGCTGAGAAAATTGAATTTACGTCCCACGATACTTACACTCTACTAGTGCGTCTTACCTAGAGACTCGCCAGAAAACAgtcttttaaa
This portion of the Lycium ferocissimum isolate CSIRO_LF1 chromosome 1, AGI_CSIRO_Lferr_CH_V1, whole genome shotgun sequence genome encodes:
- the LOC132039893 gene encoding DNA mismatch repair protein MSH1, mitochondrial isoform X1; its protein translation is MYWVTAKNVVVSVPRWCSLSLFFRPPLRRHFFSFSPHPLWREKTCCLKERKLFATSARKLKQPKGVPAEKDYVNIMWWKERMEILRKPSSVLLATRLTYCNLLGVDPDLRNGSLKEGTLNSEMLQFKSKFPREVLLCRVGDFYEAIGFDACILVEHAGLNPFGGLRSDSIPKAGCPVVNLRQTLDDLTRNGFSVCVVEEVQGPTQARARKSRFISGHAHPGSPYVFGLVGDDQDLDFPEPMPVVGISRSAKGYCIISVYETMKTYSVEDGLTEEAVVTKLRTCRCHHLFLHNSLKNNSSGTSRWGEFGKGGLLWGECNARQHEWLDGNPMDELLFKVKELYGLDDDIPFRNVTVVSENRPRPLHLGTATQIGAIPTEGIPCLLKVLLPPHCSGLPVLYIRDLLLNPPAYEIASDIQEACRLMMSVTCSIPDFTCISSAKLVKLLELREANHVEFCKIKNVVDEILQMYRNSELRAILELLMDPTWVATGLKVDFDTLVNECGEISCRISEIISVHGESDQKISSYPIIPNDFFEDMESSWKGRVKRIHLEEAYAEVEKAADALSLAITEDFLPIISRIRATMAPLGGTKGEILYAREHEAVWFKGKRFIPTVWAGTTGEEQIKHLRPALDSKGKRVGEEWFTTMRVEDAIARYHEASAKAKSRVLELLRELSSELQAKINILIFASVLIVIAKALFSHVSEGRRRNWVFPTITQFNKCQDMEALNGSVGMKIIGLFPYWFDAVRGTGVQNTVDMQSMFLLTGPNGGGKSSLLRSLCAAALLGMCGFMVPAESAVIPHFDSIMLHMKSYDSPADGKSSFQIEMSEIRSLITGATSSSLVLIDEICRGTETAKGTCIAGSVIETLDAIGCLGIVSTHLHGIFDLPLKVKRTVYKAMGAEYVDGQPIPTWKLIDGVCKESLAFETAQREGIPEILVRRAEELYNSAYGNQIPKKKDQLRPICSDIDLKSSNQLNATRQIALGSSTKLMQRMGISSKELEDAISLICQKKLIELYKMKNESEVKTVNCVLIAAREQPAPSTIGASSVYIMLRPDKQLYVGQTDDLEGRVRAHRLKEGMENASFLYFLVSGKSIACQLETLLINQLPNYGFQLTNIADGKHRNFGTTSLSLEPSTALR
- the LOC132039893 gene encoding DNA mismatch repair protein MSH1, mitochondrial isoform X2 — its product is MWREKTCCLKERKLFATSARKLKQPKGVPAEKDYVNIMWWKERMEILRKPSSVLLATRLTYCNLLGVDPDLRNGSLKEGTLNSEMLQFKSKFPREVLLCRVGDFYEAIGFDACILVEHAGLNPFGGLRSDSIPKAGCPVVNLRQTLDDLTRNGFSVCVVEEVQGPTQARARKSRFISGHAHPGSPYVFGLVGDDQDLDFPEPMPVVGISRSAKGYCIISVYETMKTYSVEDGLTEEAVVTKLRTCRCHHLFLHNSLKNNSSGTSRWGEFGKGGLLWGECNARQHEWLDGNPMDELLFKVKELYGLDDDIPFRNVTVVSENRPRPLHLGTATQIGAIPTEGIPCLLKVLLPPHCSGLPVLYIRDLLLNPPAYEIASDIQEACRLMMSVTCSIPDFTCISSAKLVKLLELREANHVEFCKIKNVVDEILQMYRNSELRAILELLMDPTWVATGLKVDFDTLVNECGEISCRISEIISVHGESDQKISSYPIIPNDFFEDMESSWKGRVKRIHLEEAYAEVEKAADALSLAITEDFLPIISRIRATMAPLGGTKGEILYAREHEAVWFKGKRFIPTVWAGTTGEEQIKHLRPALDSKGKRVGEEWFTTMRVEDAIARYHEASAKAKSRVLELLRELSSELQAKINILIFASVLIVIAKALFSHVSEGRRRNWVFPTITQFNKCQDMEALNGSVGMKIIGLFPYWFDAVRGTGVQNTVDMQSMFLLTGPNGGGKSSLLRSLCAAALLGMCGFMVPAESAVIPHFDSIMLHMKSYDSPADGKSSFQIEMSEIRSLITGATSSSLVLIDEICRGTETAKGTCIAGSVIETLDAIGCLGIVSTHLHGIFDLPLKVKRTVYKAMGAEYVDGQPIPTWKLIDGVCKESLAFETAQREGIPEILVRRAEELYNSAYGNQIPKKKDQLRPICSDIDLKSSNQLNATRQIALGSSTKLMQRMGISSKELEDAISLICQKKLIELYKMKNESEVKTVNCVLIAAREQPAPSTIGASSVYIMLRPDKQLYVGQTDDLEGRVRAHRLKEGMENASFLYFLVSGKSIACQLETLLINQLPNYGFQLTNIADGKHRNFGTTSLSLEPSTALR